The Mercurialis annua linkage group LG2, ddMerAnnu1.2, whole genome shotgun sequence genome contains a region encoding:
- the LOC126668350 gene encoding uncharacterized protein LOC126668350 has protein sequence MNPLKCAFGVSAGNFLGFLVHQRGVEVDKNKAKAIINAEPPKTKKQLQRLIGKINFLRRFTSNTAGRLRSWSVLLKGNDNDQFELTPEQQQVFDELKTYLVKPPIMMPPKPNQPLLLYISAASQSLGCMLAQEDQGVERSVYYLSRALTDTETRYSDIEKLCLCLYFTCCKLRYYMLPVVVYVLAQTDVIKYILSRPYLRNRMGKWAVLMSEFTLVYVPQKAVKGQVLADFLSDHPGVDIKEGIGCMELHPWKLWFDGSITEKGAGAGIVIISPSGARFKISCSLTFKCTNNQAEYEALILGLEILMELGAKLIQVWGDSLLVIKQVTGKYKCESELLIRYCNKAKHLIGGFADTWLEYTERSDNMEANDLAQHGSGYKPFYEYEAIRRDTPNLVTGDDAVYKAVHSVYQLDFSTDWRKEITKWFESPDMSNKRLRTLALNYIILADELYKKGSDNLLFRCIGPKEAMLVMAEVHEGIAGAHQAGPRMRWLIHKYGFYWPKMEQDCI, from the coding sequence ATGAATCCATTGAAATGCGCTTTTGGGGTGTCGGCAGGAAATTTCTTGGGTTTCTTAGTTCACCAGCGGGGGGTGGAGGTAGATAAGAATAAAGCGAAAGCGATAATTAATGCTGAACCACCAAAAACCAAGAAACAACTGCAGCGGTTGATTGGAAAAATAAACTTTCTGAGGCGTTTCACTTCAAACACAGCCGGCCGATTACGCAGTTGGAGCGTTTTGTTGAAAGGAAATGACAACGACCAGTTTGAATTGACCCCTGAGCAACAACAAGTGTTTGATGAGCTAAAAACATACTTGGTGAAGCCGCCAATTATGATGCCACCAAAGCCGAATCAGCCTTTGTTACTATATATATCAGCAGCTTCCCAATCTTTGGGGTGTATGCTCGCGCAGGAAGACCAAGGCGTTGAAAGATCGGTCTACTACCTCAGTAGAGCCTTGACCGATACTGAAACACGATACTCGGACATCGAAAAACTGTGCCTATGTTTATATTTCACTTGCTGCAAGTTGAGATATTACATGTTGCCAGTTGTGGTTTATGTCTTGGCACAGACCGATGTAATAAAATACATTCTATCCCGACCGTATCTCAGGAATCGGATGGGAAAATGGGCAGTGTTAATGTCAGAATTCACTCTCGTATATGTGCCTCAGAAAGCGGTTAAAGGGCAAGTCCTTGCCGATTTTCTTTCAGACCACCCAGGGGTCGACATAAAGGAGGGAATCGGCTGTATGGAACTACATCCTTGGAAATTATGGTTTGACGGATCCATAACAGAAAAGGGTGCCGGAGCAGGAATCGTCATCATCTCACCCTCGGGGGCACGGTTCAAAATTTCTTGTTCTTTGACATTCAAGTGTACCAACAACCAAGCCGAGTATGAAGCTCTCATTTTAGGTTTGGAAATCTTAATGGAGCTGGGGGCAAAATTGATCCAAGTATGGGGAGATTCATTGTTGGTGATAAAGCAAGTCACTGGAAAATACAAGTGCGAGTCGGAACTCTTAATCCGATACTGCAACAAAGCTAAGCATCTTATCGGTGGTTTCGCAGATACATGGTTAGAATACACAGAGAGAAGCGACAACATGGAGGCAAATGACCTCGCCCAACACGGTAGCGGTTATAAACCTTTCTATGAGTATGAAGCGATCCGGCGAGATACGCCAAACTTGGTAACCGGAGACGATGCGGTGTACAAAGCAGTCCATTCCGTGTACCAATTGGATTTTTCTACAGATTGGAGGAAAGAGATAACTAAATGGTTTGAATCGCCAGATATGTCCAACAAAAGATTACGAACTTTGGCCCTCAATTATATAATTCTGGCCGATGAGTTGTACAAAAAGGGGAGCGACAATTTGCTTTTTAGATGCATCGGTCCAAAAGAAGCGATGTTGGTCATGGCCGAGGTACACGAGGGAATCGCCGGCGCACATCAGGCTGGTCCACGGATGAGATGGCTGATCCATAAGTATGGATTTTATTGGCCCAAGATGGAGCAAGATTGTATCTGA